A window of Glycine soja cultivar W05 chromosome 2, ASM419377v2, whole genome shotgun sequence genomic DNA:
TCTTGGGCATGGATAGGGTGGATTGATATAGTTCAACTCAAACAGAGTAAAGTTGTTCAATTACTGTGGTTTTGGCACGCTTGTTTCTACATTTACCTCAAACTGGTGTCCCATACTCGGGTGGATTGATATAGTTCAACTCAAACAGAGTAAAGTTGTTCAATTACTGTGGTTTTGGCACGCTTGTTTCTACATTTAGTATGTATGTCGTACGAATGAATAAGATTGCTTTTAGGTGTTGCCTAGGCAATCCTAATGGTTATCAaggaattaaaatatgtatactAATAGTAATTTTGCAATtattgaatttatataaatttaaaaatatgtatactAATAGTAATTTGATTAATTCTACACCTAAATTTTCATGGTGTCATGAGTATGTGGATGAATTAAAATACGAATGTTGTAACTTTATCaatatgtttaaatttgagttctaagtttacaaatatattaaatacttaaagaaaaaaaattgcctACAACTCCCCTTTATATActtatgaatttatttaaaataattatatacttgCAAAATATCTTTCCAATTCATCATATCCGGAATGTAATATGGTTTCAAATGACGAACTGGacaatttcaataaaatttctttcttaatcaaaaATCGGAAAATTGTTAAgaaatctcttgatttttaagTTTACTTGTTTGAATATTGATAATACCtgaaaaaacaagtagaaatgTTATGTGAAACAAGAAGATGAGTGTTTTATAAGGTAGATTTGGTTGTTAACGAGGTGTTCTTGATGATTGAGGGGGAGAGAATGTTGATAACACCTAAATAAATAAGCAGAAATTACTTGCAGATAAGTCagctaaattttaaaaatttttaaatttgtagatGATTTTGTTGGaattacttttgttgttttatgtaaataaaaagaaattagaacTAATAGATGAATTTGTAGTAGAAatctagaaaaaaatatttaaaacccacctatagatttaaataaagaaaattcatcaaaaaaaatgtaaaagctTCTAGCAAAATTCCCTGTGAATTTAAAtctacatgaaaaaaaaaatcatatcggTACGCATAACAAATTTAGCAGAAAAAACTTGCAAAAAAATTCCCAAGAAAATCGCAATAGATTCTTAAATTTATAGTAATGACAACAATATTAAAAGGTACAAATTTCTACTAATTTAATGctcattatttatatatttacaataCTACACCCTCCCAAATTTTAGACCAAGTTCTAGGCAATTAATGGACATCGAACTCACATTGGACCTAGAATCACATAGGAGCAAAGGACTATTAAGCTAGAATTTAGAAATTGCTATTCTCAGCCTTATTTTACTCTTCCCATCCCtagatttctaaaaaaggtAGGAAAAGACCTCACTGCCCTTTAGCCATTTCCTTAGAcccccttctccttctctcatCACCTTTTTCCTTTCCCTAATTACATTTGCGCCGCTTCCCATCcgtgtttttcctttttcattcttccgcctccacacttttttttttttagattcaatGGAATTGTAATTATGTTATGTATTCAGTTGCGAATGTATATTTTCTTTCGCTGAATCATTGTGTGTGTATATTCATACACAATGAAATCATAATTATGTTATGTATTTAATCTCAAATacacaataaaattatgaatttggaTTTTGATACACAATTTACCTAATTTCAATGTTAAACCAAGATATACGTTATGAGTCATGCAACGAGTTAGGCATCATTGACTATAAGTGCATAATTCCAAATGCCTTGTTACCAAAAGATAGGCAAGTCTTTACCAAACGCTTTCTTTCCGTTCTGACTGCCTTCCGTCTTTTTCCATTTTATGCTTGAATCCTATGAtgtttaaaattgtttaaatgGTCGATGCCTCTTattcaaaaaattgtttaattgaaCTTTTTAATGTGATTAATCACAACGAGTTCCATTAAACATATTATAATGAGTTTTATGTTCAAACTTATGGTATTAATATTCATTCAATAAGAATTTATAGGATAAAGTTTTAATTAAGTTGTTTGATCATACGTAATgatatgtttggataaaaaaaagaaaatagaaaggaaaaaattatagatgatgataaatttttatttaattgaaacaatatgaaaatacaattattactgagaaaaaaaaattttagaaacaatttttatttttcttttatttcaaattttaaactttttttggaactttgctTTCTCTCCTCCACGGTAAATATTGTTGGAAAGGAAAATACAGTGACGTCAATTTCCGAGGATTAATTTATAAAGTGTGCGTTCCATCGAATCATCAATTGACCTTGTGACATAAAAGTCAACATTTTTGTACAACATGTTAGACTCCATCTGTATTTGGCAAAAACTATTAAACTAATTGGATACGTGTGAGATTAATTAGGTTGAAGACAACTCCGTttgacaaaagaaaagaaaaagttttttgACCAGGATGTATATATTCTGTAAAAGAATAGAGATAATGGAAgcaatataatataatgaaataGTATCTTAAAAAAGAGTGGAAATGGAAACAATACATAGAAATAGTATATGACACGTTCATAATTGTGCAAATGTACTTGCCAAACATAATCCTTTTCTCATTACAATTTGCAAAGACTGGTCCATGGTTAGCATTGCATAGTTGCACTTAATTTAGCAGCCACTAAGCCAACAATATACGgaatatttatgaattaaaaaaacctCTGGATTTCCACTATAAATTGCAAGTGATGCAACACAATTTCCATCAGAGTGATAAATCATAAAAGTTCCAATGGGCAAGAAGAAGTTAACCTTTCTCATCCTCCTATTAGCCTCTCAAGCCTTGGCTGAAATCACTCCCAACACTTCTGTTTCTCCAGGAACAATATGCAAGTCCACCCCAGACCCATCTTATTGCAACTCCGTGCTCCCTCCCCAAAACGGCAACGTTTACGACTATGGCCGGTTCTCGGTCAGAAAGTCTCTTTCAAAAGCCACCAATTTCTTGAACTTAGTTAACAGATACCACCGTTCCTATCTTTCAACCTCCGCAATCCACGCCCTGGAAGATTGCCAAACCCTCGCCGAACTCAACATAGATTTTCTCTCCAGTTCCTTCGAAACGCTGAACAGAACAACGAGGCTTTTACCCACTTCACAAGCTGACGACATTCAAACCCTTTTAAGTGCCATTCTAACCAACCAACAAACCTGCTTGGAAGGCCTTCAAGCCACCGCCTCCGCATGGCGCGTCAGGAACGGACTCTCCGTTCCGCTCTCCAACGACACCAAGCTCTACAGCGTCTCTCTGGCACTCTTCACAAAGGGGTGGGTCCCCAGCGACGCTAATGTCTCCGTGTTTCAGCCAAACGCCAAGCAGCGTGGCTTTCGAAACGGGCGTTTGCCGCTCGAGATGTCCAGCAGAACGCGCGCGATCTACGAGTCGGTGAGTAAGAGAAAGCTCCTTCAGGCGGCGACGGTGGGCGACGTGGTTAAGGTAAAAGACATTGTGACGGTGAGTAAAGATGGAAGCGGAAACTTCACCACCATCGGCGACGCCCTCGCCGCGGCCCCGAACAAGACTGCATCCACGGCGGGGTACTTCCTGATCTACGTCACCGCCGGTGTTTACGAGGAAAATGTGTCTATTGATAAGAAAAAGACGTATTTGATGATGGTTGGAGATGGCATCAACAAGACAATTATTACTGGGAATCGCAGTGTTGTTGATGGCTGGACAACTTTTAAGTCAGCGACATTTGGTACGTACTACTGCATGATCACCATAAAAAGTGGTCTATTATTAGTAGAACTACTATAGTATTCCATCTCCACTCATATATcatattaagaatttttttaatctttgagtaaaaaacaattattgaaatgaatattttaagtttaacatataaattactttttttttatttatatatgaattcACATAGAATACATCTCATTGcaaaataattatacaaaagaaattaaaaagaactaTATTATTCAtgcattatttttaataataagatttaaataaatattcttttttgaaaatgatcataTTGTCTCTACTGACtgctaatattattaatataaaattacttttccactttttagcttaaaaattaaattaaattaaagagaatATTGTCAATTTTCATCCGTGTCTtgagattgaaaataaatataaaaattgtttgaaaaaaacgTTACTGTTGTTGTCACTTTCTTCCCATTacttttttccaaaataaagattggaaataaaaaaaataaatgtagaaACTTACAgtttacgaaaaaaaaaattatgatcaaCAATCTTTTAGTTGAAAAAAGCATGATGATTAGCCATTATGAATATATGACTTAATAGAATGATGTAATCATATTATGCACGTTGCAGCGGTGGTTGGCGCAGGGTTCGTGGGTGTAAATATGACCATCCGCAACACTGCCGGAGCAGAGAAGCACCAGGCGGTAGCACTCCGAAACGGCGCAGATTTGTCCACGTTTTACAGCTGCAGCTTCGAAGGATACCAAGACACACTGTACACCCATTCCCTGCGACAATTCTACAGGGAATGCGACATCTACGGCACCGTAGATTTCATATTCGGAAACGCCGCGGCAGTGTT
This region includes:
- the LOC114378761 gene encoding probable pectinesterase/pectinesterase inhibitor 41, encoding MGKKKLTFLILLLASQALAEITPNTSVSPGTICKSTPDPSYCNSVLPPQNGNVYDYGRFSVRKSLSKATNFLNLVNRYHRSYLSTSAIHALEDCQTLAELNIDFLSSSFETLNRTTRLLPTSQADDIQTLLSAILTNQQTCLEGLQATASAWRVRNGLSVPLSNDTKLYSVSLALFTKGWVPSDANVSVFQPNAKQRGFRNGRLPLEMSSRTRAIYESVSKRKLLQAATVGDVVKVKDIVTVSKDGSGNFTTIGDALAAAPNKTASTAGYFLIYVTAGVYEENVSIDKKKTYLMMVGDGINKTIITGNRSVVDGWTTFKSATFAVVGAGFVGVNMTIRNTAGAEKHQAVALRNGADLSTFYSCSFEGYQDTLYTHSLRQFYRECDIYGTVDFIFGNAAAVFQNCNIYPRLPMSGQFNAITAQGRTDPNQNTGTSIHNCTIRPADDLATNIDAAETYLGRPWKNYSRTVFMQSFMDIVINSAGWREWDGDFAFSTLYYAEFNNTGPGSSTVNRVTWPGYHVINATDAANFTVSNFLLGDNWLPQTGVAYASNLI